AGAACGCGATGAAGGCGCTTGAAATGGGTTGCGGGATATTTCAATCAAGCCTGGAAGGCGGCAAGATTATCCATCCGCATGACATCGATGAAGATCTCGTGATCGATTCTAAATAGCGTGTTTAATTAAAGAACTAGGCTTACCTCGAAGATCTATTGTTTCTTCATAAAGGGAATATTGGTTACGTAATGCTTGATCATAAGCCTCTTGTATCAATTGCTTAGCCTCTCCATCAGGCAGGGACTTTAACAACGGCCGGTAAACGTGTTCGATGTAGTAGTTGTCCGGTTCTACCATGACATAAAAACGAACATAATAGGCATCATCTCTATCCGTATCGATTGTTACAGTAGCCTTTTCACCGGGCTTTAAGCGAGTATCCTGAAATTCTTCCCATTTACCCTTCACATTACGAGCGATTCGTTGAATCACATAGATTTTTTTTGTACCTTCGATAGGCTCCTTGTTCTTATCTAAAAGCAAGCCGACTAACTCCACTCGCGGCACGATATAAGTTGGGAAACGGTGGCCAACCATTAACGCCTGCAATGTCAAGGTTGCTGCGCTATCCCCTACAGTTGAATAGATACGCACGCCACTTTGAGTCATCTCCTTATCATGAATACCCCTGAAGTAATGTTTTTTATCCGGCATGTGGCAAGACTGGCACGTACGATTTGCGTGGGCAAAGGGGCTCTCTAACCATTCTTGATAAGTATTCTCCAGAGGCTTGCCATTGACGGCGTTGTCTTGAGGAAATTGATGGCAACGGGCGCAAAAATAACTATCTGAAAACCAATTTACCTGAATAGCATTGGGGTGCATCTTAATAGAGTATCGGTTGGCTAGCTCCTCTGTGATCTTAGCGGGACCGACAATCTCTTGCCCCCGCACGTGGCAACTAGCGCACATGACACCATGTTCGGCCAGCCCCATACTTCTTTCCCGGGCCCATTTGAAAAGATTACCTTGATGCATCGCTTCGTCCTGCTGCTCAGCCAAGGGAGCATGGCACGTGAGGCAATTTCGGGCATCTGAGTCCTTATAATCCATAATCTGCCCCACCAAACCAGGTGAAAAGGCCTTTGAGTGCTGGCTACCCTGCCACTCTTGATATTTATCCGCATGGCAAGTGGCGCAATATTGTGGTGCGAAACTATCATCCAGCCCCTGATGTTGCACAGGCAACTGCCAGTGATCCACTACTGTGGGCGGCTTTTGCGCGTAAAGAATAGGAAACATGGCATGTAGGCAGAATAGCCCTATACCTACCCTCAACAAATGCTGATAAATGGAGTACATGCGAGACGGGAAAACAAACGAAATAACGAACGCAACCTTATATAGCACTGTGCATTAAGTCAAGAACCGCGAAAAAAAGATTAAATCCACAAAAAAACCATCCTGTAAACATCTACAAAAGAAGACAGCAGACAGCCACACAAGCAAGATTACGGCAAATAAGGTTTGTCTTAAAGGCCTATTTACCCTAACATAATCAAAAATTATCTATGGCAAACGATCAAGAAGCGCTCATTCCGATGGCACACCCTTCGATAAGGCTAGAAGTCTTTGAAGGGCCGCTTGATCTATTGCTATTTTTGATCCGTAGAAACGAAATCGATATCTATGACATTCCGATTGAATCGCTCACCAAACAATATCTAGAAACACTTTATCAACTTAAGCAACTAGACCTGGATCTAGCGGGTGATTTTTTTGTGATGGCGGCGACCTTAATGTACATCAAAAGCCGTATGCTGTTACCCGCCCAAGAGAGCGCCGCGGTGGAAGAATCCGAGGAGGAGCCCTCTGACCCCAGATGGGAGTTGGTGCAGCAGCTCATTGCTTACAAGAAGATCAAGGAACGCGCAAAGGATTTGGATCAACTCATTCAATCCAAACAGGATTTCCTGCCCCGGCGTGTTGAAGAAGAACAAATACCAGCGTCCCTGCGCCCGATTAAGGATATTGACCACATGGATCTCTGGCAGGCTTTTAACAATGTACTCCACCGCCTCTCAGAAAAGATTCATATTGGGCAAATTCATGACGAGCAAGTCACCGTTGCAGAACAGATGGCCTATTTACTCAACAGGCTTAACGTACAAAAAGAAATTTATTTTTCAGAATTAATTCAAGAGGGCTTTAGTTTCATGCGTATGGTGTCGACTTTCTTGGCATTACTGGAACTCACTCGTATGAAGAAATTGTGCTTGGAGCAAGATTGCAATTTTGCGGATATATTGTGCAAAAAAATGGATCCTGATTCAAACGAAGCTTGAGCCTTCCTTTGATTTATTGCAAAAATTGTGTTATCTTTAAAGTTGTATGAATAATAAACGTTTTAATAATTCCATTACAAAGAAGGAAGCCCACCTACTCGGCATTGGCCTGGATAATGATGACGGCCATAAGCGCATTACTCGCGCGGAACAGTTTTCCGTCCTCGGCGGCTCTGAGGAAACCCACGAGCGCATGACAGAAACGCTTATAAGAACCTTTGAAGCACTGAAACAGAGAGGGAAAACTCTGGAAACTACCGAACCCAACGAGCTCACCGATATCATCAACCAAAGCCGCTCCTAGGCTAAAAAGTGAGCCATTGCCTTGACCTTTTTGATTTCACGGCTATAGATTAACACTAGCAAGTATTTCATCTTAAAACTTAGAAAATTATGGCTTCTGAAAATATCAAAGAACTCAATGACGCGACTTTTGAAAGCGCCCTTAAAGAAGGCGGCAACAAACCTATTGTAGTAGACTTCTGGGCACCATGGTGTGGCCCTTGTAAGGCTTTGGGCCCTATACTGGAAGAGCTTGCAAAAGAATTGGGGGATAAAGCCCAAATCTGCAAAGTCAATGTTGACGACAATGTAGAAATTGCCGGAAAGTTCCAGATACGCGCGATCCCCACCATAGGTATTTTTAAAGACGGCAGAATGGTTGACCAGATCGTTGGCTTAGCAACGAAGACAGACCTCAAAATCAAAATTGAGTCCTTCTGCTAAATCATTACAAAATCAGTTTTAAAAAGGCTCCTGTTTAAGGAGCTTTTTTATTGCCCGCTATTACTGATGACAATACCAATGGAGAGCAAAAAGGAATAGGCCAACATCAGCTGGGCCGTCCTTGTAAATATCTTATTATACAGTCCACCGGAGCTACAGGTGGCCAATTGGGTGATTAAAGCAAACGCAAAGGGTAGTGTTAACCAACACAAGAAAGGTGCCATACCATAGCCAAAGGCGTACAGGCATATAGGCACCCCAAGCGCCAATAGATAGTTTCCTACGTACAATATAAAGCCAAAGCCACGCCCAAAGCGCACAATAATAGTATTTTTACCAGCCTTCTGGTCTGTCTCCATGTCCCTTATATTATTGACGTTGAGCGTATTTACCGAAAGCAACCCCACTCCGGCACCAACGAGAAAGACCTCCGGCGCAAAGTAGCCTGCCTGCACATAAAACGTAAACCCGACTGCGATTAACCCAAAAAAGATCAATACAAACAAATCCCCCAGCCCGATACAAGACAGCGGATAAGGGCCCGCGGAGTAAGCAACCGCACATACTAAACTCAGCAAACCAACCAGGAGTAGCCAAGCGCCCCCGAAGTACATCAACCAGAGGCCAAAGAACATTCCTAGCATGAAGACGAATATCATGCCCCATTTCATAGATTCCGCGGAAATCCAGCCTGAGGCCACTGCACGCTTAAAACCGACTCGGTCTTTTGTGTCTATCCCGCGCTTATGGTCATAGTAATCATTCGCAAAATTAGAGCCAATCTGCATAAAAATGGCAAATAGCAAGCAAAGCAAAGCCGGCAAAAACTGAAACATATTGACGTTAAACGCCATCGCGCTCCCCACCATTACCGGGGCTATTGTTGCCGGAAGCGATTTAGGGCGTGTTGCAAAAAACCAAGCCTTTACGGGCGTTATTTGAGCAGACGTAGTATATGTAGACATAATCAACCCTTTTAAATAACCCCATCTCACTTGTCCAGCCAATTCCCACCTGCTTAATTATGCGGATCAAAACCTCACTTAGTGATTTCCTTTTTGGCTTTAAATATGCTATATTGAACACATGAGATTGCCTCACTTATCCAAGCTATTTTACACCCTAGTACTCACCTGCACGCTTTTTTTTGGCTTGGAAATGGCGCACGCGGCTCGAACCCAAAACCAGGACTTCGAGGTCACGGAAAAAATGCGTGCTGAAACGCGCTACGTCATCCAATCTCTTGAAAATCTACACTATAGCGGCAAGCCCTTTACCAGCATTCAGCCACAAGAGATTGTCAAAAACTATATCAGCGACCTGGACATGAATCACCTCTTTTTTCTAGAACCTCAGGTGACGGATTATATCGAGCGATTCTCCCCCACGCTAGATGTTTATCTACAGCAAGGCAATATCTACCCCGCGTTCATTATTTTCAAAAACTATAGAGAGCAAGCCAACAACCGACTACAATGGGTTTTTAAACGACTCAAAGAACCGTTCCATTTCGATACTCCAGATGAATTTAAGCCCAATCGCCGGGAAGAGAACTGGCCTAAAACAGAAGCAGAGGCAGACTTACTCTGGGAAAAACGCCTAAAATATGAACTCCTGAACGAAATTTTAAGCGAAGACAGCAAGAAAAGCGTCACTAAACCAGAAACAACCTACGAAGAAAAAGCAAAAGAAAATGTCCTCAAGCGCTACCAAAGGCTTCTCACCGCGATCAATAAAATTGATGCCAATGAAGTACAGGAGATTTTCCTCACCACGATCACTCAAATTTATGACCCCCATTCAACCTTCCTTTCCTCGGATTCCTTAGAAGACTTTAGTATATCTTTACATAACTCCTTAATCGGCATTGGAGCTATTTTATTAGATGAAGACGGCTACTGTACGGTTAAAGAACTGATCCCCGGTGGCCCTGCCGCTCTGAGCAAACAGATCAACGTGGGAGACAAAATCATAGGTGTTTCACAAGGAGGCAAGCCGTTTGTGGACATCATTGGAATGAAGCTGCGCGATGCGGTTGATCTCATTAGAGGAAAGCAAGGGAGCGAAGTTCACCTTCTTATAAGCCCCGCCGAAAATGGAGACCCCGCAAACCGTAAAACGGTCATCTTGGTTCGAGAGCCGATTAAAATTTCAGCTAATATATCTAGTGCCCGACTCTACGAACTCCCTGATGGCGACAAGACTGTAAAAATAGGGGTCATCGATGTGCCCGCTTTTTATGGCCCTACTGATAATGATACCAGCGCCCATAGTACTACAGAAGACGTTGCCGAACTCATTAAAAAACTACAAGCACTCGGTATAGAAGGCCTTATCTTGGATCTGCGCAACAATGGCGGCGGTTTATTAAATGAAGCGGTGAGCCTTACCGGTTTGTTTATACCGATTGGCCCGGTTCTACAGGTTAGAGATTCATTTGGCCGCGTTAAAGAATACTTTGACACCAATCCCAGAGTAGCCTGGAAAGGACCATTGATTGTTTTAACGTCGCGGTACAG
This region of Verrucomicrobia bacterium CG1_02_43_26 genomic DNA includes:
- a CDS encoding chromosome segregation protein ScpA encodes the protein MAHPSIRLEVFEGPLDLLLFLIRRNEIDIYDIPIESLTKQYLETLYQLKQLDLDLAGDFFVMAATLMYIKSRMLLPAQESAAVEESEEEPSDPRWELVQQLIAYKKIKERAKDLDQLIQSKQDFLPRRVEEEQIPASLRPIKDIDHMDLWQAFNNVLHRLSEKIHIGQIHDEQVTVAEQMAYLLNRLNVQKEIYFSELIQEGFSFMRMVSTFLALLELTRMKKLCLEQDCNFADILCKKMDPDSNEA
- a CDS encoding 1,4-dihydroxy-2-naphthoate octaprenyltransferase; amino-acid sequence: MSTYTTSAQITPVKAWFFATRPKSLPATIAPVMVGSAMAFNVNMFQFLPALLCLLFAIFMQIGSNFANDYYDHKRGIDTKDRVGFKRAVASGWISAESMKWGMIFVFMLGMFFGLWLMYFGGAWLLLVGLLSLVCAVAYSAGPYPLSCIGLGDLFVLIFFGLIAVGFTFYVQAGYFAPEVFLVGAGVGLLSVNTLNVNNIRDMETDQKAGKNTIIVRFGRGFGFILYVGNYLLALGVPICLYAFGYGMAPFLCWLTLPFAFALITQLATCSSGGLYNKIFTRTAQLMLAYSFLLSIGIVISNSGQ
- a CDS encoding thioredoxin, translating into MASENIKELNDATFESALKEGGNKPIVVDFWAPWCGPCKALGPILEELAKELGDKAQICKVNVDDNVEIAGKFQIRAIPTIGIFKDGRMVDQIVGLATKTDLKIKIESFC